A region from the Branchiostoma floridae strain S238N-H82 chromosome 9, Bfl_VNyyK, whole genome shotgun sequence genome encodes:
- the LOC118423420 gene encoding uncharacterized protein LOC118423420 encodes MASAESSDSSSTAWFVYPETGLRRKLKLKNATPKKLKQALKLPGYPDHLIDIEEEEAIFLDEDGNDSLFPDLVPDKEYEVQVGDVGDVTVNTAEKVPTSKPKNLRAGDIQRALVCCQAVYEETPEAVQEFLTTELTSHDFGSASVSCYGPVSYMVAETEDKDEVFIAFRGTGKLTDVMANCSDWQQLASSGPDESQTALGGRCHAGFLKLASTIPVDPFLQKYQSYSPADNAEGCHRIVLCGHSLGGAVSHIVALNMLVELKRRELPTDNIMSIAFGAPFFGDEGLRSYVEEQNLSDCLLTVVNQKDPVPRILRLAEAVQTAVTTTSANYKERNYSIKVYVFCMESCDLLHTVSIYDGWFL; translated from the exons ATGGCGAGTGCTGAAAGTAGCGACTCCAGTTCTACAGCATGGTTTGTCTATCCTGAGACGGGGCTTCGAAGGAAACTGAAGCTGAAAAATGCAACCCCGAAGAAACTAAAACAAGCTCTCAAGCTGCCGGGGTATCCTGACCATCTTATCGACATAGAAGAGGAAGAAGCCATCTTCTTAGACGAGGATGGTAATGACAGCCTGTTCCCAGACTTGGTGCCCGACAAAGAGTACGAAGTCCAAGTTGGAGATGTTGGTGACGTCACTG TGAACACAGCTGAGAAAGTCCCTACCTCGAAACCAAAGAACCTGCGGGCAGGGGACATCCAGCGCGCGTTGGTGTGCTGTCAGGCTGTCTATGAGGAGACACCAGAAGCCGTACAGGAGTTCCTGACCACAGAACTGACGAGCCATGACTTCGGCAGTGCTTCTGTGTCCTGCTATGGGCCAGTGTCGTACATGGTGGCTGAGACTGAGGACAAGGATGAAGTCTTTATTGCCTTTAGGG GCACCGGTAAGTTAACGGACGTGATGGCCAACTGTTCCGACTGGCAGCAGCTGGCATCAAGCGGACCTGACGAAAGCCAGACTGCATTGGGAGGGCGGTGCCATGCCGGGTTTCTTAAACTGGCCTCTACCATCCCAGTCGACCCCTTCTTGCAGAAGTACCAGTCATACAGCCCTGCTGACAATGCAGAAGGGTGCCATCGCATAGTTCTGTGTGGACACAGCCTTGGTGGTGCCGTGTCGCACATCGTCGCGCTCAACATGCTGGTGGAGCTAAAGAGAAGGGAACTCCCCACCGACAACATCATGTCCATCGCGTTCGGGGCGCCTTTCTTCGGTGACGAGGGCCTCCGTTCCTACGTGGAGGAGCAGAACCTGTCCGACTGCCTACTGACCGTGGTGAACCAGAAGGACCCTGTGCCGCGAATTCTACGATTGGCGGAAGCCGTTCAAACTGCTGTGACAACAACATCTGCTAATTATAAGGAAAGAAACTATTCTATTAAAGTATACGTTTTCTGCATGGAAAGCTGTGACTTATTGCATACGGTATCTATATATGACGGCTGGTTCTTGTAA
- the LOC118423419 gene encoding uncharacterized protein LOC118423419, which translates to MISDIVFVIVTFLQVKKYVKDVKPLLTPILDIISSSGVGGPVIAAADVPAGAMLDHLPAAMDELDGLIRQHGVTLQELNSIYRPVGWYMFITCQEAPGGLRTTWDVGYIREEGEINRFISDSGHLTREKIHAHKAVCYATAFYNVSTKKEYDTVLAVYDVVDSLAPEIWSARNISMEAAFPPRVSKVFLVSIASQKGDTDSGKLLVTIDGENLDFFVPLKNPFTGVPFDETRGVSVNFKSSRQVVLECYLTDGAFDPLPTVTVRTHFQEILYQITADEFKQVKGCTLGQLVVGRLKPELLIKATQRCLATVMMMPESIRQKELAKSAMMTYLDKLDKSRRNVRNGNKKPELFNMVADALSGGLEKLQDEMLLPVVGEIVAEVGDHLKVTFPMRWRDWVLGSLLGLTAVAGVVFTGGVGAAYIGAIGVTGGGAIAGGAAGIMAAGASLYGKAKLDQYFIEVERNYKGVLRALLEELPFVNDASTENSIHDQSLSDDVYCLESALMTKYKMLGFLDSDIDAIIKTTPFKSSRGGKLTNATLESQLDALRRCQMTCDLFRIRQLLMKTCFVGLIGPQDAGKSTLIKTLWGIDELKDIGFQKHTKTPVLYKARGTERMVIVDFPGTTTVDTQVATLVNHCGGLASFFILVMPFTRDPSKINIDQLNKVKNFGCSFIVCINQCGRFLDAFKTKENTNKYCADFSEVLEVQPSDILFTDFVACTPEMRAMGLVGVDDVRRWIKDWLVRYDVFEKDEPELSRAVNEQAAVKGTDA; encoded by the exons ATGATATCTGACATTGTCTTTGTCATTGTCACATTTCTACAGGTAAAGAAGTACGTGAAAGACGTGAAGCCGTTGCTCACCCCTATACTGGATATCATATCGTCCTCTGGGGTTGGCGGTCCTGTCATTGCGGCTGCAGATGTGCCTgccggcgccatgttggatcatcTTCCCGCTGCCATGGATGAGCTGGACGGACTGATACGGCAACACGGCGTAACCCTACAGGAGCTGAACTCCATCTACCGGCCTGTAGGGTGGTACATGTTCATCACGTGCCAAGAGGCTCCTGGCGGTTTGCGCACAACGTGGGATGTAGGCTACATCCGAGAGGAAGGAGAGATCAACAGGTTCATATCGGACAGCGGACATCTCACTC ggGAGAAGATACATGCACACAAAGCTGTGTGCTATGCAACAGCCTTCTACAACGTGTCGACCAAGAAGGAGTACGACACAGTCCTCGCAGTTTACGATGTAGTTGACAGCTTGGCCCCCGAGATATGGAGCGCCCGGAACATCTCCATGGAAGCAGCCTTCCCTCCACGTGTCAGTAAAGTTTTTCTTGTCAGCATTG cAAGCCAGAAAGGGGACACGGATAGTGGGAAGTTGTTGGTGACCATCGACGGTGAAAACCTAGACTTCTTTGTCCCATTGAAGAACCCTTTCACAG GCGTTCCCTTTGACGAGACGAGGGGAGTTTCTGTGAACTTCAAAAGTTCTCGCCAAGTTGTTCTGGAGTGTTACCTTACTGATGGAGCGTTCGACCCTCTTCCCACCGTCACGGTGAGAACTCACTTTCAGGAGATCCTGTATCAGATCACGGCGGATGAATTCAAG CAAGTGAAAGGCTGCACACTGGGTCAGCTGGTTGTCGGGCGGTTGAAGCCTGAGCTGCTCATCAAGGCAACACAGCGTTGCTTGgcaacagtgatgatgatgccaGAATCCATCCGACAAAAGGAACTTGCAAAGAGCGCCATGATGACGTACCTGGACAAGCTGGACAAGAGCAGACGTAACGTCAGAAATG GTAACAAGAAACCAGAGCTATTCAACATGGTGGCAGATGCCTTATCTGGTGGCCTAGAGAAGCTCCAAGACGAAATGCTGCTACCTGTGGTGGGTGAGATTGTGGCTGAAGTTGGTGACCATCTAAAGGTGACATTCCCTATGCGTTGGAGAGACTGGGTTCTGGGAAGTCTGCTAGGGCTTACAGCCGTCGCTGGAGTGGTATTCACAG GGGGCGTTGGTGCTGCATACATCGGAGCCATCGGTGTGACGGGAGGTGGAGCCATTGCCGGCGGCGCTGCAGGCATAATGGCTGCCGGAGCCAGTCTGTACGGCAAGGCCAAGCTGGATCAGTATTTCATTGAGGTGGAGCGTAATTACAAGGGTGTTCTCAG AGCTCTGTTGGAGGAGCTTCCATTTGTTAATGATGCAAGTACTGAGAACTCGATCCACGACCAGTCACTGAGCGACGATGTGTATTGCCTGGAGTCGGCTCTTATGACCAAGTATAAG ATGCTAGGGTTTCTTGACAGCGACATCGACGCCATCATAAAGACAACGCCCTTCAAGTCCAGTCGGGGAGGGAAGCTGACAAACGCGACTCTGGAATCACAATTGGATGCACTGAGACGCTGTcagatgacctgtgacctgttcCGGATCCGTCAGCTGCTCATGAAGACTTGCTTCGTGGGTCTGATCGGTCCGCAAGACGCAGGCAAGTCAACACTCATCAAGACGCTCTGGGGAATAGACGAGCTGAAAGACATCGGGTTCCAGAAGCACACCAAAACACCCGTGCTTTACAAGGCCAGGGGCACGGAGAGGATGGTG ATTGTGGACTTTCCCGGCACGACCACAGTTGATACCCAGGTGGCCACGCTAGTGAACCACTGCGGCGGACTCGCCAGTTTCTTCATACTCGTCATGCCGTTTACGAGAGATCCCAGTAAGATAAACATTGATCAACTCAACAAGGTCAAGAACTTCGGTTGTTCCTTCATCGTCTGTATCAACCAGTGTGGACGCTTCCTCGACGCTTTTAAG ACTAAggaaaacacaaacaagtaCTGTGCCGACTTCTCCGAGGTACTGGAAGTGCAACCTTCTGACATCCTCTTCACCGACTTCGTGGCCTGCACCCCGGAGATGCGCGCAATGGGGCTGGTGGGGGTGGATGACGTCAGGCGGTGGATCAAAGACTGGCTGGTGAGGTATGACGTGTTCGAGAAGGACGAGCCTGAGCTGAGTAGGGCTGTGAACGAGCAGGCAGCTGTGAAGGGTACAGATGCTTAG